A section of the Sphaerobacter thermophilus DSM 20745 genome encodes:
- a CDS encoding ABC transporter permease, whose translation MAIADIMRQSRRRTSTLLTGPVLLLVIVAVLTVSPVLLLAYGGLRDAPIGAPGNLTLDNITRLVLSPAWIVILETAVIAAAAVVGGFLAGGVALAWLVGRTNLPGASFFEAVLTLPLYLPPIMLAVAWAMLGAPRVGLLNVITRETLGFEVLDVYSHAGVIWYLLVFSVAFQLSFAASAFRTFDASLEEAGRVSGARPFRVLTRIVVPLLFPILSGVFLYSLVRSFEAFEGPLLLGAQAGVDMISVEIYDLVQNRLPPDYPMASIMGVFSVLIVLPLTWYQWHLLGRRSFTVLGGRGYKAGSYDLGVWKIPAFLLCVAATVLVVFLPISQLVLGSFTRFFGVFEAGFTLDHYTSVLSNGQLLRALRNSAVLGMTGATLALLLSGLVGYVIARGRTVPRWVRVTLNFLSWLPLTVPGIVLALGFLWLYAFAPIPLYATRVGLVIAYVVLVLPLAARAMVGSLSQISADVEEAGRIAGSGWLRTVVTILIPLIWPSAMVAWILAFVGIFRDLSTSVLLVPPGQPVFSTALLELWGVGKIEEVCVLSVLAMLPMVAARYLVGRLQGYEMRMRSTSR comes from the coding sequence ATGGCGATCGCAGATATCATGAGGCAGTCGCGCCGCCGCACATCGACCCTGCTCACCGGGCCTGTCCTGCTCCTGGTGATTGTGGCGGTCTTGACGGTCTCGCCGGTGCTGCTCCTCGCCTACGGCGGCCTGCGGGATGCCCCCATCGGTGCACCGGGGAACCTGACGCTGGACAACATTACCCGCCTCGTGCTCTCACCGGCCTGGATCGTCATCCTGGAGACAGCGGTCATCGCTGCCGCGGCAGTGGTCGGCGGCTTCCTGGCCGGAGGGGTCGCGCTGGCCTGGTTAGTGGGCCGCACCAACCTCCCGGGCGCCTCCTTCTTCGAGGCGGTGCTCACCCTCCCGTTGTATCTCCCGCCGATCATGCTGGCCGTCGCCTGGGCCATGCTCGGCGCGCCGCGGGTCGGGCTCCTGAATGTGATCACGCGGGAAACACTCGGGTTCGAGGTCCTCGATGTCTACTCGCACGCCGGAGTCATCTGGTACCTCCTGGTGTTCAGCGTTGCCTTTCAACTCAGCTTTGCCGCCAGCGCTTTCCGCACCTTTGACGCATCGCTGGAGGAGGCGGGGCGTGTCTCCGGCGCACGTCCGTTTCGGGTGTTGACCCGCATCGTCGTCCCGCTGCTCTTCCCGATCCTGTCCGGGGTCTTCCTCTACTCCCTGGTGCGTTCATTCGAGGCATTCGAAGGTCCCCTGCTCCTCGGTGCTCAGGCCGGTGTGGACATGATCTCGGTGGAGATCTACGACCTGGTGCAGAACCGCCTGCCGCCCGACTACCCGATGGCGTCCATAATGGGGGTGTTCTCGGTGCTCATCGTCTTGCCGCTGACGTGGTACCAGTGGCACCTGCTGGGCAGGCGGAGCTTCACCGTGCTGGGCGGCCGGGGGTACAAGGCGGGCTCGTACGACCTCGGCGTCTGGAAGATCCCAGCCTTCCTCCTCTGCGTCGCCGCGACCGTATTGGTGGTGTTCCTGCCGATATCCCAGTTGGTTCTGGGCTCGTTCACACGGTTCTTCGGTGTCTTCGAAGCGGGGTTTACCCTGGACCACTACACCAGCGTCCTGAGCAACGGCCAGCTCCTGCGGGCGCTGCGCAACTCGGCGGTCCTGGGGATGACGGGGGCGACGCTGGCGCTCCTGCTGAGCGGCCTGGTCGGGTACGTGATCGCCCGTGGCCGTACGGTCCCGCGATGGGTGCGGGTGACCCTAAATTTCCTGAGCTGGCTCCCGCTCACGGTGCCGGGCATCGTGCTCGCGCTTGGCTTCCTCTGGCTCTACGCCTTCGCGCCCATCCCGCTCTACGCGACGCGCGTCGGGCTGGTGATCGCCTACGTGGTCCTGGTCCTGCCGCTGGCGGCGCGTGCGATGGTGGGTTCGCTTTCGCAGATCTCGGCTGACGTCGAGGAGGCTGGTCGGATCGCCGGAAGCGGCTGGCTTCGGACCGTCGTGACTATCCTGATCCCGTTGATCTGGCCATCGGCCATGGTCGCCTGGATCCTGGCCTTCGTCGGGATCTTCCGCGACCTGAGCACGTCGGTGCTCCTGGTGCCCCCGGGGCAACCGGTGTTCTCCACCGCGCTCCTCGAACTGTGGGGCGTCGGCAAGATCGAAGAGGTCTGCGTGTTGTCCGTCCTCGCCATGCTCCCGATGGTGGCGGCCCGATACCTGGTGGGACGCCTGCAGGGCTACGAGATGCGGATGCGGTCGACCAGCCGGTGA
- a CDS encoding ABC transporter substrate-binding protein, translating into MDRPLSRRDLLRYGAFSFVSLGAGALLSACGGGSETPTPEAAAQTTPTPMEASATAAASPTAGPSPTASGEAQASPEASGATADWDEVVAQAREEGQLVLYDGHGGAIPTIGYAAQEFQAEYGIQVDVSAMRASEGQERVRVEQQAGQPVADLVTIGSTQAWLMINQDKTVQPIGDLPNLSRVSEEVMAQAEGFGLTEYAVFEAIQVYGVLVNTRLVPEGEEPRTWEDVLDPKWIGQIIMDDPRAIGGGFVFFSAALVGLGEEFLRNLAAQEPVLTRNIADSANRVARGEFALMIPFALGLFPQVKDVPTVKVVMPEPGAPFVLQGISIPAEVRHPNAARLFIDYLLSDKIQEHLAANYLRPVVDSALEAAPPEARDLLSAPLLGTSDPPRSEERLALAAEIFQE; encoded by the coding sequence GTGGATCGACCTCTATCGCGACGTGACTTGCTGCGCTACGGTGCGTTCTCCTTCGTCAGCCTCGGGGCGGGTGCCCTGTTGAGTGCGTGTGGTGGCGGATCGGAGACGCCGACGCCTGAGGCCGCGGCTCAAACGACGCCCACGCCGATGGAGGCCTCGGCCACTGCCGCCGCGTCGCCGACAGCCGGTCCTTCGCCCACCGCGAGCGGAGAGGCCCAAGCCTCGCCCGAAGCGAGCGGGGCGACCGCCGATTGGGACGAGGTCGTCGCCCAGGCGCGCGAGGAAGGGCAGCTCGTACTCTACGACGGGCACGGCGGCGCGATTCCCACCATCGGGTACGCTGCGCAGGAGTTCCAGGCCGAGTACGGGATCCAGGTCGACGTCTCCGCCATGCGCGCCAGCGAGGGGCAGGAGCGCGTCCGCGTCGAGCAGCAGGCTGGCCAACCTGTGGCTGACCTCGTCACGATCGGATCGACGCAGGCATGGCTCATGATCAACCAGGATAAGACCGTCCAGCCGATCGGGGATCTCCCCAACCTCTCCCGGGTCTCAGAGGAGGTTATGGCGCAGGCTGAAGGATTCGGCCTGACCGAGTATGCGGTCTTTGAAGCGATCCAGGTCTATGGTGTTCTGGTCAACACGCGTTTGGTGCCCGAGGGAGAAGAGCCCCGGACCTGGGAGGATGTCCTCGATCCCAAGTGGATTGGCCAGATCATCATGGATGACCCCCGGGCCATCGGCGGCGGGTTCGTGTTCTTCTCCGCAGCCCTCGTTGGGCTGGGGGAGGAGTTCCTCCGGAACCTCGCAGCTCAAGAGCCGGTGCTGACGCGGAACATTGCTGACTCGGCCAACCGCGTCGCGCGGGGTGAGTTCGCTCTCATGATTCCGTTCGCCCTCGGCCTCTTCCCGCAGGTGAAGGATGTCCCGACGGTCAAGGTCGTGATGCCGGAACCGGGTGCGCCGTTCGTCCTCCAGGGCATTTCAATCCCGGCTGAGGTGCGCCATCCGAACGCGGCCCGGCTCTTCATCGACTACCTGCTGTCCGACAAGATCCAGGAGCATCTCGCCGCCAACTACCTGCGTCCGGTCGTGGATTCCGCGCTGGAAGCGGCGCCCCCGGAGGCACGAGACCTTTTGTCTGCCCCGCTCTTGGGAACGTCCGATCCGCCACGTAGCGAGGAGCGTCTGGCGCTCGCCGCGGAGATCTTCCAGGAGTAA
- a CDS encoding methylenetetrahydrofolate reductase, whose product MDNTWACRVLGDSRLEVLPTITAEKLAPLVPPSMKVTVTVSPDLGIDATLALTADLHRRGVRVVPHLTARGIAGPSELERIIANLMELGIDEVFVIGGDPDRPVGEFESALDLLESLATLPKRPSTIGIGAYPEGHPKISDDALMSALLAKQRYASYAIMQISFNPEAMLTWINEATAAGFTLPLYLCLPGTIRFDRLVRIAMRLGIGASLRYLEKQRGLARFVLTGGARYDPWATIGELAESQDAARDRIIGVHWSTFNAVESTVKWVQEKQRELGCPGNGSA is encoded by the coding sequence ATGGACAACACGTGGGCGTGTCGCGTCTTGGGAGACTCGCGGCTCGAGGTGCTCCCGACGATCACAGCCGAGAAGCTCGCCCCGCTCGTGCCACCCTCGATGAAGGTGACCGTGACGGTCTCGCCGGATCTCGGCATCGACGCCACACTCGCGCTTACGGCTGACCTGCACCGGCGTGGGGTCCGGGTCGTGCCACACCTGACGGCGCGGGGCATCGCCGGACCGTCCGAGCTGGAGCGCATCATCGCCAACCTGATGGAACTCGGCATCGATGAGGTGTTCGTCATCGGGGGCGACCCGGATCGGCCGGTCGGGGAGTTCGAGAGCGCGCTCGACCTGCTGGAGTCACTTGCGACCCTGCCGAAGCGCCCCAGCACGATCGGCATCGGCGCCTACCCGGAAGGGCACCCGAAGATCTCCGACGACGCGCTCATGTCCGCGCTCCTGGCGAAGCAGCGGTATGCCTCCTACGCCATCATGCAGATCAGCTTCAACCCGGAGGCGATGCTCACATGGATCAATGAAGCGACGGCAGCCGGTTTCACGCTGCCCCTCTACCTCTGTCTGCCCGGTACGATCCGCTTCGACCGGCTGGTGCGGATCGCGATGCGGCTGGGGATCGGCGCCTCGCTCCGCTATCTGGAGAAGCAGCGAGGCCTTGCGCGGTTCGTGCTGACCGGCGGGGCACGCTACGACCCCTGGGCCACCATCGGTGAGTTGGCTGAATCACAGGACGCCGCTCGCGACCGGATCATCGGCGTCCACTGGAGTACGTTCAACGCGGTGGAGTCCACCGTCAAGTGGGTGCAGGAAAAGCAGCGAGAGCTTGGGTGTCCGGGCAATGGCTCGGCGTAG